A region from the Chelonoidis abingdonii isolate Lonesome George chromosome 10, CheloAbing_2.0, whole genome shotgun sequence genome encodes:
- the LOC116815799 gene encoding uncharacterized protein LOC116815799: MASSVCSACRPDPQPAGEPASPLPGQGALRGTCLSWAGCSADVSRAVCLAGPRRPLAQLHVRLIHGSCRAPLELRAKPEAGRRVHETPEYIPTRKAKNPMKMVGVAWAIGFPSGIILFLLTKREVDKNRLKQLKARQKMKASNVGEYDRVRYRTTSLAPEDVADTKA, from the exons ATGGCAAGCAGCGTCTGCTCCGCCTGCCGCCCAGATCCCCAGCCCGCCGGGGAACCTGCCTCGCCCCTCCCCGGGCAGGGGGCATTGCGGGGAACCTGCTTGTCTTGGGCAGGTTGCTCTGCTGATGTGAGCCGGGCGGTTTGCTTAGCTGGGCCCCGCAGACCCCTTGCCCAGCTGCACGTCAGACTCATCCACGGCAGCTGCCGAGCCCCCTTGGAATTACGAGCCAAGCCAGAAGCGGGCCGGCGTGTCCACGAAACCCCAGAGTATATCCCTACACGGAAAGCCAAGAACCCCATGAAGATGGTCGGTGTGGCCTG GGCCATCGGCTTCCCCTCCGgcatcatcctcttcctcctgacCAAGCGCGAAGTGGACAAAAACCGCCTGAAGCAGCTAAAGGCTCGTCAGAAGATGAAGGCGTCCAACGTGGGGGAGTACGACAGAGTGCGGTACAGGACGACCTCACTGGCACCAGAGGACGTGGCCGACACCAAAGCCTAG
- the AAMP gene encoding angio-associated migratory cell protein yields the protein MEDVDFDEEADEWPEEQAWETEEEDEGVEDGMETQDDSEVTFSEHSASVFCVSLDPTTNTLAVTGGEDDKAFVWRLSDGERLFECSGHKDSVTCAGFSHDSMFVATGDMSGLIKVWQVDTKEEIWSFEVGDLEWMEWHPQAHVLLAGTADGNSWMWKIPSGECKTFQGPGCPATCGRVLPDGKRAVVGYEDGTVRIWDLKQGSSLHVLKGQDGHQGPLTCVTSNKDGSLVMTGSVDCHAKLVNSAAGKVVCVFKMESAASKPPAGEAESNSVESLGFCNVMPLAAVGYLDGTLAIYDISTQSLRQRCQHESGIVQLLWEDSAPVVYTCSLDGAVRLWDARSGKMISEYRGHSAEILDFAVNKDASIVVTTSGDHQAKVFCVQRPDR from the exons ATGGAAGATGTGGATTTTGACGAGGAGGCCGACGAATGGCCTGAGGAGCAGGCCTGGGAGACGGAGGAGGAAGACGAGGGGGTGGAAGATGGCATGGAGACCCAGGATGACAGCGAGGTCACTTTCTCTGAGCACTCAG CCTCCGTTTTCTGCGTGAGCCTCGATCCCACGACCAACACCCTGGCAGTGACAGGTGGGGAGGACGACAAGGCCTTCGTATGGCGGCTGAGTGATGGTGAACGCCTGTTTGAATGCTCAG GTCACAAGGACTCCGTTACCTGCGCGGGTTTCAGCCATGACTCCATGTTTGTGGCCACAGGCGACATGAGTGGACTGATCAAAGTGTGGCAGGTGGACACAAAGGAAGAGATCTGGTCGTTCGAAGTGGGTGACTTGGAG tgGATGGAGTGGCACCCTCAGGCCCATGTCCTGCTGGCGGGCACAGCTGATGGGAACTCCTGGATGTGGAAGATTCCCAGCGGCGAGTGCAAGACCTTCCAGGGGCCGGGCTGCCCGGCCACCTGCGGCAGGGTCCTTCCCGAcg GGAAGAGAGCGGTGGTTGGCTATGAGGACGGGACTGTGCGGATCTGGGATCTGAAGCAGGGAAGCTCGCTCCACGTTCTTAAAG GTCAGGATGGACATCAGGGCCCCTTGACGTGCGTGACCAGCAATAAAGATGGCAGCCTGGTCATGACCGGGTCCGTGGATTGTCACGCCAAGCTGGTGAACTCAGCGGCCGGCAAG GTGGTCTGTGTGTTTAAGATGGAAAGTGCAGCCTCAAAGCCTCCGGCGGGGGAGGCCGAATCCAACTCAGTCGAGTCCCTGGGTTTCTGCAATGT GATGCCGCTGGCGGCCGTGGGCTACCTGGACGGGACCTTGGCCATTTACGACATCTCCACGCAAAGCCTGAGGCAGAGGTGTCAGCACGAG TCGGGGATCGtgcagctgctgtgggaggaCAGTGCGCCCGTGGTCTACACCTGCAGTCTGGATGGGGCCGTGCGCTTGTGGGATGCTCGCTCGGGGAAGATGATCAGCGAGTATCGGGGCCATTCGGCCGAAATCCTGGACTTCGCCGTCAACAA GGACGCGTCCATAGTGGTGACAACGTCCGGGGATCACCAAGCCAAAGTGTTCTGTGTGCAGCGCCCAGATCGTTAG
- the GPBAR1 gene encoding G-protein coupled bile acid receptor 1, whose amino-acid sequence MNVSGDAGGSSRLLIFWLSGPLSVFIILANLFIILGILCNRKLPGVASWFFLSLLFADLLAGVALPFIPWMQFENRRGYHSCFFTHVAPNYFFLAFLANLLAVHYEKYLCISYPLHYRRFWVHRWVPLCLLLTWTLPLLFACLPVLGWNQWGPSSNCSYKQIFPTAYLYLEIYGFLIPSILAMAFMSTQVLRVARHQLQEIKKVLRSVHQGQGPSELEKQLELRHAKCIASLSLIFLACWVPYVASLHVSVLAIQNHNSIDSYTVLILTCVGSGSAAVVPIILGLSNRQYTQFWRDMVAKACAGCRVWCCERGEARGHQGGTSQGRAPCPQEEGVAPAPS is encoded by the coding sequence ATGAACGTCTCTGGGGATGCAGGGGGCTCCTCGAGGCTCCTCATCTTCTGGCTCTCAGGCCCACTCTCAGTCTTCATCATCCTGGCCAACCTCTTCATCATCCTCGGAATCCTCTGCAACCGGAAGCTGCCCGGGGTCGCCAGCTGGTTCTTTCTCAGCCTGCTGTTTGCCGATCTCCTGGCCGGGGTGGCCCTGCCCTTCATCCCCTGGATGCAGTTTGAGAATAGACGGGGCTACCACAGCTGCTTCTTCACCCACGTGGCCCCCAACTACTTCTTCCTTGCCTTCCTGGCCAACCTGCTGGCGGTGCACTACGAGAAGTACCTGTGCATCAGCTACCCGCTGCACTACCGCCGCTTCTGGGTGCACCGCTGGGTgcccctctgcctgctgctgaCCTGGACGCTGCCTTTGCTCTTTGCCTGTCTGCCGGTGCTGGGGTGGAACCAGTGGGGACCCAGCTCCAACTGCTCCTACAAACAGATCTTCCCCACTGCCTACCTCTACCTGGAGATCTACGGCTTCCTCATCCCCTCCATCCTGGCCATGGCCTTCATGTCCACCCAGGTGCTGCGGGTGGCCAGGCACCAGCTGCAGGAGATCAAGAAGGTGCTGCGCTCCGTGCACCAAGGCCAGGGTCCCTCGGAGCTGGAGAAGCAGCTGGAGCTGAGGCATGCCAAGTGCATCGCCAGCCTCTCCCTGATCTTCCTGGCATGCTGGGTGCCCTACGTGGCCAGCCTGCACGTCTCAGTGCTGGCCATCCAGAACCACAACTCCATCGACAGCTACACCGTCCTCATCCTCACCTGCGTGGGCAGCGGCAGCGCCGCCGTGGTGCCCATCATCCTTGGGCTCAGCAACCGCCAGTACACCCAATTCTGGAGGGACATGGTGGCCAAGGCCTGCGCTGGCTGCAGGGTGTGGTGCTGTGAGCGAGGGGAGGCCAGAGGCCACCAGGGTGGGACGTCACAGGGCAGGGCCCCTTGTCCTCAGGAAGAAGGTGtggctccagctcccagctga